The following proteins come from a genomic window of Pocillopora verrucosa isolate sample1 chromosome 6, ASM3666991v2, whole genome shotgun sequence:
- the LOC131793879 gene encoding melanocyte-stimulating hormone receptor-like, translating into MANLSEDGKHTTNQTEFCINTSLGRELHLFLIVLNICLSITACTWNALILVALRKCSVRSTTKLLFCCLASTDLCVGLILQPFYLTYMMTSESLNICPLIATLIRIAGVIFCGMSLTTLTAISVERLLALLLVMRYREVVTLRRVRVLVTILWAFCVILSMLFLVSYHIAVGLVSIVMVLCLIVSAFCYTKIYIAFNRHQRRLAHNTLQGNPNKSGEETLLSTPRYKKTVSFSLLLQMALVTCYLPLAIVLALFAFTKLHSSILDFVYNIALSIVVFNSSLNPILYFWKIQEVRQAVKDTIRRVACH; encoded by the coding sequence ATGGCAAATCTATCTGAGGATGGAAAACACACTACGAATCAGACAGAATTTTGCATCAATACGTCGTTGGGAAGAGAACTGCATCTGTTTCTTATTGTGCTAAATATTTGCTTGAGTATAACTGCATGTACATGGAATGCTCTCATTCTCGTTGCATTGCGTAAGTGTTCAGTTCGCTCAACAACGAAATTGCTATTCTGTTGTCTTGCCAGCACAGATCTCTGCGTGGGTCTCATTCTGCAGCCCTTCTACCTTACTTATATGATGACATCAGAATCCCTTAACATTTGCCCGCTTATAGCCACACTGATCCGTATCGCAGGTGTAATATTTTGTGGCATGTCATTGACAACATTAACCGCAATAAGCGTGGAAAGACTTCTTGCCCTGTTGCTGGTTATGAGGTACAGAGAAGTGGTTACACTTAGACGCGTTCGTGTTCTGGTGACCATACTGTGGGCTTTCTGTGTTATCCTTTCGATGCTGTTTTTAGTAAGTTACCACATCGCTGTAGGATTAGTTAGCATCGTAATGGTATTGTGTTTAATTGTCTCTGCTTTCTGTTACACAAAAATTTATATCGCTTTTAATCGACACCAGAGACGGTTGGCACACAATACTCTCCAGGGAAATCCCAACAAATCTGGAGAAGAAACTCTCCTAAGCACACCTCGATACAAAAAGACAGTTTCCTTCTCACTGTTATTGCAGATGGCGCTAGTGACTTGCTATCTTCCACTTGCAATTGTCCTTGCTTTGTTTGCCTTCACCAAACTACATTCGTCAATTCTTGACTTCGTCTATAACATAGCATTGTCTATTGTTGTGTTCAACTCATCTCTGAACCCGATTCTTTACTTCTGGAAAATCCAAGAggtgagacaagcagtaaaagACACCATCAGAAGGGTTGCTTGCCACTAA
- the LOC131793650 gene encoding melanocortin receptor 5-like, with protein MANRSEDGNHTTNQEAFCINTSFGRELHLFLVVLNICLGITAFTWNALILGALQKCSVRPPTKLLFRCLASTDLCVGLILQPLYVTYLVIRESPNVCRLLGTLTSIASGIFCGMSLTTLTAISVERLLALLLVMRYREVVTLTRVRILVAIMWAFCAISSVLFFVSFYVAVGMVSIIMVLCLVISVFCYTKIYVAFNRHQRQLAHNTPQRNSKKPGGDILLSTPRYKKTVSFSLLLQMALVTCYLPFAIVAALFSFTEVRSSLLDFAWFVALSVVMFNSTLNPILYFWKIRDVRQAVKDTMRKLVGH; from the coding sequence ATGGCAAACCGATCTGAGGATGGAAACCACACTACAAATCAAGAGGCATTTTGCATCAATACGTCGTTTGGAAGAGAACTGCATCTGTTTCTTGTGGTGCTAAATATTTGCTTGGGTATAACCGCATTTACGTGGAATGCTCTCATTCTTGGCGCATTGCAAAAGTGTTCAGTTCGCCCCCCAACGAAATTGCTATTCCGCTGTCTTGCCAGCACAGATCTTTGTGTGGGTCTCATTCTACAGCCACTGTACGTTACTTATTTGGTGATCAGAGAATCTCCTAACGTTTGCCGTCTTCTAGGAACACTGACCAGTATTGCAAGTGGAATATTTTGTGGCATGTCGTTGACAACATTAACCGCAATAAGCGTGGAAAGACTTCTTGCCCTGTTGCTGGTTATGAGGTATAGGGAGGTAGTTACTCTAACACGCGTTCGCATTCTGGTGGCTATAATGTGGGCTTTCTGTGCTATCAGTTCGGTGCTGTTTTTCGTAAGTTTTTACGTCGCTGTAGGAATGGTCAGCATCATTATGGTACTGTGTTTAGTTATCTCTGTCTTCTGTTACACGAAAATATATGTCGCTTTCAACCGACACCAGAGACAGTTGGCACACAATACCCCCCAGAGAAATTCCAAAAAACCTGGAGGAGATATTCTCCTGAGCACACCACGATACAAAAAGACAGTTTCCTTCTCATTGTTATTGCAAATGGCGTTAGTGACTTGTTATCTTCCCTTTGCAATTGTTGCAGCCTTGTTTTCCTTCACCGAAGTACGATCGTCACTTCTTGATTTCGCTTGGTTCGTAGCATTGTCGGTCGTTATGTTTAACTCAACTCTGAACCCGATTCTTTACTTCTGGAAGATCCGAGATGTGAGACAGGCAGTAAAAGACACAATGAGAAAGCTTGTTGGTCACTAA
- the LOC131793157 gene encoding melanocortin receptor 4-like: MANTSVENITKTRVFCINGLYDANQHMFLAGLNICLALTAFLWNIVILKALEKESSFHPSSKLLFRCLASTDLCVGLILEPIYITYLMSSRHTNTCYYTARLTSIASGIFCGVSLATLTAISVDRFLALMLGLRYRQTVTLRRARLFVIILWPTSGVTAAMFEVDYLLTVGIICIAMFICLITSAFCYTKIYLSLRLHKIQIAQLNMHANSCRTDGENPPLNLARYKKSVSAALWLQITLIVCYFPFCVVAALYAITGVISPSRDFAWEMTLSIIMLNSSLNPILYFWKIREVRKAVKDTIGQFCSFE, translated from the coding sequence ATGGCGAACACGAGCGTGGAAAATATCACGAAAACTCGAGTCTTTTGCATAAATGGATTGTATGATGCAAACCAACACATGTTTCTTGCGGGATTAAACATCTGCTTGGCCCTGACTGCATTTCTTTGGAATATTGTGATCCTCAAAGCCCTTGAGAAAGAAAGCTCTTTTCATCCATCATCAAAGCTGTTATTCCGTTGTCTGGCGAGCACTGATCTTTGCGTAGGCCTTATCCTTGAGCCCATTTACATCACTTATCTAATGTCTTCGCGTCATACAAACACTTGTTACTATACTGCAAGATTGACAAGCATTGCAAGTGGAATTTTTTGTGGGGTATCACTGGCGACCTTgactgctataagcgtggaCAGGTTTCTCGCGCTAATGCTGGGTTTGAGATACAGGCAGACCGTGACTTTAAGGCGAGCTCGTCTATTTGTCATTATTCTCTGGCCGACGAGTGGTGTTACTGCAGCGATGTTCGAAGTCGACTACCTCTTGACTGTAGGAATTATATGTATTGCAATGTTTATCTGTTTAATAACCTCGGCCTTTTGCTATACCAAGATCTACCTGTCACTTCGCCTTCACAAAATTCAAATAGCGCAGTTAAATATGCACGCAAATTCGTGTAGAACTGACGGAGAAAATCCTCCACTGAACTTGGCGCGGTATAAAAAATCAGTGTCAGCAGCATTGTGGCTGCAAATAACATTAATAGTTTGCTATTTTCCATTCTGCGTCGTTGCTGCCCTGTACGCCATAACTGGAGTAATCTCGCCTTCGCGTGATTTCGCTTGGGAAATGACACTATCTATCATCATGCTCAACTCCTCTCTTAATCCGATTCTTTACTTTTGGAAGATTAGAGAAGTAAGGAAAGCTGTTAAGGACACGATTGGACAGTTCTGCTCTTTTGAATGA